The segment ATATTTGATGAGATAATATAGTTACCTTGACGAAAACCATTTATAATGACCTCTAAATCTTTAAATGTTTTTCAATTGCCCTGACTATTCCCCAGTTTGTCAGGGTATTTTTGTATTTAAAATTATTTATTTAAACTAAACTAAGAAAAAGGAAAGGAGGAAACCATTTATGACAAGAACTATTGGTTATATACGCACAAGTAAAAACACACAAGACCTAGGATTGGAAGTGCAAAGAAAAGCATTAGAACGATTTGAGCCAGATGAATTATTTTCTGAACAAATCAGTGGGCGAAAAGAAAATCGAACAGAACTAGAGAAAGCGTTGAATTGCTTGGAAAAAGGTGACACTTTACTTATTTACAATTTATCAAGGTTGAGTCGTTCCTCGAAACAATTAGTAAATTTAATGTCTGAGCTTAATCAAAAAGGGATTCACTTAAAGAGTGTCCAAGAAGCAATTGATACTTCATCAGCAACTGGCAGACTATTTTACACGGTGTTAGCAGCAATAGCTGAGTTTGAAGCGGAGAGCATTAGCATACGAACAAAAGAAGCACTAGCAAACAGTGATAAGCCATTGGGGAGACCACCAATAAAAGAAAGTAAGCGTAAAAAAATCGTTGTTTTATATAAGGGAAATCATCTATCTTTAAAAGAAATTGCAGAAAAATGTGGGGTATCCGAAAAAACTGTTTATAATATTGCTAAAAAAGAAGGTCTTTCAAGAAAATGAGACTTGATAAATTATCAATCTAAGGGTAACATTATTAGAGGGAAGCAAGGTTTTACCGGCAATAATTCAACGTTTTTTACCGATACTAAATTAAAAAAATAATTTACATAAAGAAGACGATTGTATCAACATTTTTGAAGTTGATTCGATGGTCTTATTTTGTTGTGGCAAAAACGTTGATTTATTACCTCGCATGAGAGTGAGAAAGGATTGGTTTTGTGGGACTAAGTAAACGTGCAAAGATTGGTATAGGAATAATAGGAGCAGTTTTAATTTCTAGCTGGGGAGTTTACACCTATGTTCAAAAACAAAAAGAATTGAAAAGAGAGCTAACAATTGAAGAAACAAGAGATTTAAGACCGTTTTCTGCAGTAGATAAAACTTATTCAAATGAAGAAGGTCAATTAGTGATGACATTTAAGTTTGAAAAAGATTACATTGATGAAAAC is part of the Enterococcus mundtii genome and harbors:
- a CDS encoding recombinase family protein produces the protein MTRTIGYIRTSKNTQDLGLEVQRKALERFEPDELFSEQISGRKENRTELEKALNCLEKGDTLLIYNLSRLSRSSKQLVNLMSELNQKGIHLKSVQEAIDTSSATGRLFYTVLAAIAEFEAESISIRTKEALANSDKPLGRPPIKESKRKKIVVLYKGNHLSLKEIAEKCGVSEKTVYNIAKKEGLSRK